In the genome of Hymenobacter cellulosivorans, one region contains:
- a CDS encoding type VI secretion system baseplate subunit TssG, whose protein sequence is MPKSSPELPYPGVRPAAAATKPVSTLHQLFAQLRRRPIDLRLEVVLADLLAHGYEFDDFIIRPVSLFARRYRRDLGTTTEEQTDRWSSPKTTVDVHREGLYDALPQELFHHPTDPTPRPGVQPMVEEIQIQRRKEKAARRFFLPLEQEFYRFRVLLEQEERRYMTNLSAQWYNEVLARFWNLEGQLPARQVTTLLYLLPLAHRITGDLELTRRCFESVLETPVVLRTVAPLSFATPATLTSSPGAGGGGLNLGNLELGRQFVLGGMYQETLPALEISLPELTTAALESFLSDSWQSRALKMLCAYFIAFETDVVLRYEVAQEAPAFVLTDADGEAPVLGYTTAGL, encoded by the coding sequence ATGCCAAAATCCAGTCCTGAACTGCCTTATCCCGGGGTGCGGCCCGCAGCAGCAGCCACCAAGCCGGTATCGACTCTGCATCAGCTCTTTGCCCAGCTTCGGCGCCGTCCTATCGACCTGCGGCTGGAAGTAGTGCTAGCCGATTTGTTGGCCCACGGCTACGAGTTCGATGATTTTATTATTCGTCCGGTCAGCCTGTTTGCCCGCCGCTACCGCCGCGACCTGGGTACGACTACCGAAGAGCAGACCGACCGCTGGAGTTCGCCCAAAACTACGGTCGACGTGCACCGGGAAGGGCTGTACGACGCCCTGCCCCAGGAGCTGTTTCATCACCCCACCGACCCCACGCCCCGCCCTGGCGTGCAGCCTATGGTGGAAGAAATTCAGATCCAGCGCCGCAAGGAAAAGGCAGCCCGCCGCTTCTTTTTGCCGCTAGAGCAAGAATTTTACCGGTTTCGGGTGCTGCTGGAGCAGGAAGAGCGGCGCTACATGACCAACTTGTCGGCGCAGTGGTACAACGAGGTGCTGGCCCGCTTCTGGAATCTAGAAGGCCAGTTGCCAGCCCGGCAGGTCACGACGCTGCTTTACCTGCTGCCTTTGGCTCACCGCATCACCGGCGACCTGGAACTGACCCGGCGCTGTTTCGAGAGCGTGCTGGAAACACCCGTTGTGCTGCGCACCGTGGCCCCGCTGAGCTTTGCGACACCAGCCACGCTCACCTCAAGTCCTGGGGCGGGGGGCGGCGGACTAAATCTGGGCAATCTGGAGTTGGGCCGACAGTTTGTGCTGGGTGGAATGTATCAGGAAACCCTGCCCGCGCTGGAAATCAGCCTGCCCGAACTAACGACAGCCGCCCTGGAGAGCTTTCTATCGGACAGCTGGCAGTCCCGGGCCCTGAAGATGCTCTGCGCGTACTTTATTGCCTTCGAAACCGATGTGGTGCTGCGCTACGAGGTGGCTCAGGAAGCGCCGGCCTTTGTACTGACCGATGCCGACGGTGAGGCCCCGGTGCTGGGCTACACCACAGCTGGCCTTTAA